The Natrinema caseinilyticum genomic sequence CGGAATCTGGAAGACGACCGCGAGGAAACCGGTCAGCGTGATGATCAGGTTGAACGTATCGCCGAGGGCGTACGCGATTTCGGCGCTCCCTTCGGCGTAGTACGTGAAGTACTGAAAGAGGATCGGCAACACGAGCACGTACGAGAACAGCATCCCGATTGCGGCCAGGACGACGCTCGTCGGCACCGCCGCGAGGTAGTACTTCCGCTCGTTGGGGTAGAGCCCCGGGCGCATGAACAGGTAACACTCGTAGATGAACGCCGGCAGGGCGATCATGATCCCGAGCAGTGACGAGATCTTGATCCGGGTGAGCCACAACTCGAGCGGGTGGTAGACGTGCGGCGGCGGGACTTCGCCGTTCGCGTAGGGGAAGACGTTGAACCACACGAATTCGATGGCCTGAGACGCCCCGAGTATCCCGATCGCCGTCCCGCCGGCACCGAACAGCAAGACGACCGCCAGCCGCAGCACCATCTCCTCGATGTGATCGGCCAGCGGCATCTCGTGATCGTCCGGCGGCGCCGAGATGCCGCCGGCGTCCTCGTCGGGGTCGGGGTAGGTCTGTTCGGGCTCCGGCGTGTGATGGCCACCGGCGACACCCTCACCATCGGTCTCGAGGTTCGGCGCAGCGGCGCCGTCCGCGTCGGTCGGCGTCTCGGGTCCGGTCGGCGTTTCGACCTCCGGACTGCGCCCGTCGTCGACTGGCGTCGACGAGTCGGTGCCGGAATCGGACGCGTCGTCGGAGTCCGACGGCCCGGTAAAAGACCCAGTATCCTCGTCCGACCGCGGAAAGTCCGATTCGTCGTCGGACACCGGTCGCTCACCGGGATCACTCCAGCGATCTCCGAGGTCCGAGGTGCCCGCGGTATCCGTCGGCTCGTCGGGGCCACCCCATCGATCTCTGAGGTCGCCCGCGTTCTCGCCGTCCGTCGACTCGTCGGGGGCT encodes the following:
- a CDS encoding twin-arginine translocase subunit TatC, with amino-acid sequence MSDDESDFPRSDEDTGSFTGPSDSDDASDSGTDSSTPVDDGRSPEVETPTGPETPTDADGAAAPNLETDGEGVAGGHHTPEPEQTYPDPDEDAGGISAPPDDHEMPLADHIEEMVLRLAVVLLFGAGGTAIGILGASQAIEFVWFNVFPYANGEVPPPHVYHPLELWLTRIKISSLLGIMIALPAFIYECYLFMRPGLYPNERKYYLAAVPTSVVLAAIGMLFSYVLVLPILFQYFTYYAEGSAEIAYALGDTFNLIITLTGFLAVVFQIPLFIMLAIMMGVTTRRWLAQKRLYFWAGFAGIAFMFAFDPTGMAPILVAVTMILLFEGTLLILKWVGRE